Proteins encoded by one window of Vitis vinifera cultivar Pinot Noir 40024 chromosome 10, ASM3070453v1:
- the LOC104880553 gene encoding agamous-like MADS-box protein AGL62 translates to MGRSVGQREDKIEPIQNLEHRNIVFSKCKQKLFKKATKLSTLYGANTAIVVFSPQGNNVYSFGSPSVDTIFNRFLNQNPEVKAQYLLHEASRHEVENQLKAEKKRGKLLNAAHKKSEDYFNRLSWDELRQLKGKLEALKRDAEARHKELQKEAASAASSSMSDANGPPVEETDDETDIYHSP, encoded by the coding sequence ATGGGAAGAAGCGTGGGTCAAAGAGAAGATAAAATTGAGCCCATTCAAAACTTAGAGCACCGAAATATTGTCTTCTCCAAATGTAAGCAAAAGCTTTTCAAGAAAGCAACTAAGCTGTCTACGCTATATGGTGCAAATACAGCCATAGTAGTCTTTTCTCCTCAAGGAAATAATGTTTACTCTTTCGGTAGTCCTTCTGTTGATACCATTTTCAATCGGTTTCTTAACCAAAACCCTGAAGTTAAAGCCCAGTATCTCCTACATGAAGCTTCTAGACATGAGGTGGAAAACCAATTGAAAGCTGAGAAGAAGCGAGGGAAGCTCCTTAATGCTGCCCATAAAAAATCAGAAGATTATTTCAATAGACTCAGCTGGGATGAGTTGCGGCAACTGAAAGGCAAGCTCGAGGCACTAAAGAGGGATGCGGAGGCAAGACACAAGGAGTTGCAGAAAGAGGCTGCTTCTGCTGCTTCTTCTTCAATGTCAGATGCCAATGGACCACCAGTTGAAGAAACTGATGATGAGACTGATATTTATCATTCCCCATGA
- the LOC104880554 gene encoding agamous-like MADS-box protein AGL29: MGRSLGQREMKIEPIQDLEQRRIVFSKCKRGLFKKAAELSILCGADTAIVVFSPQGNIVHSFGSPSVDSIINRFLSQNPRVNPQYLPHEASRHGATMVALRRELHRVENQLKAEKKREVLDVAHKKSDDYINGLSRDELLQLKGKLEALKRDVEARSKELQKEVAAASSSSSSSSSSSSSSMSDANGPPAEETDDETDIYHSP; the protein is encoded by the coding sequence ATGGGAAGAAGCTTGGGTCAAAGAGAGATGAAAATAGAGCCCATACAAGACTTGGAGCAGCGAAGAATTGTCTTCTCCAAATGTAAACGAGGGCTTTTCAAGAAAGCAGCTGAGCTTTCTATACTATGTGGTGCAGATACTGCCATAGTAGTCTTTTCTCCTCAAGGAAATATTGTTCACTCTTTCGGTAGTCCTTCTGTTGACTCCATTATAAATCGGTTTCTTAGCCAAAACCCTCGAGTTAATCCCCAGTACCTCCCGCATGAAGCCTCTAGACATGGGGCTACTATGGTTGCGCTTCGTCGGGAACTCCACCGGGTGGAAAATCAATTGAAAGCTGAGAAGAAGCGAGAGGTCCTTGATGTTGCCCATAAAAAATCAGATGATTATATCAATGGACTCAGCAGGGATGAGTTGCTGCAACTGAAAGGCAAGCTCGAGGCACTGAAGAGGGATGTGGAGGCAAGATCCAAGGAGTTGCAGAAGGAGGTTGCTGCtgcgtcttcttcttcttcttcttcttcttcttcttcttcttcttcaatgtCAGATGCCAATGGACCACCAGCTGAAGAAACTGATGATGAGACTGATATTTATCATTCCCCATGA
- the LOC104880555 gene encoding agamous-like MADS-box protein AGL23 has protein sequence MEVANVNSQKKNMGRRKIEIRKIEKKSFLEVTFSKCQTGLFKKVGKLCVLCGAEAVVIVFSLGGRAFVFDHPIVKAVIDHFLKCDTDTSSCTMPIVDARSIGVRSSLRYASHSFWPTIGELGELLPCTKDVRTGGPGTPLRNLS, from the exons ATGGAAGTGGCAAACGTAAACTCTCAGAAGAAGAATATGGGGAGACGGAAGATcgaaataagaaaaattgagaagaaaagcTTCTTGGAGGTCACATTTTCTAAGTGTCAAACTGGTCTCTTCAAGAAGGTTGGGAAGCTCTGCGTTCTATGCGGTGCTGAGGCCGTCGTCATCGTCTTCTCTTTGGGCGGGAGGGCCTTCGTCTTTGATCACCCCATCGTGAAAGCTGTcattgatcacttcctcaagtGCGACACCGACACCAGCTCATGT ACGATGCCAATTGTTGATGCAAGGTCAATTGGAGTCAGATCCTCCTTACGCTATGCCTCTCATAGCTTCTGGCCAACGATCGGGGAACTGGGTGAGCTTCTGCCCTGCACAAAGGATGTCCGGACAGGTGGTCCAGGCACGCCCCTCCGAAACTTAAGTTAG